In Archangium violaceum, the following are encoded in one genomic region:
- a CDS encoding tetratricopeptide repeat protein, whose amino-acid sequence MAAAETKPEQSNKELSEIRKEVIEARNLVIKTDSLLKNLHAEVKAIGKRHEDLQKRQWISSGVAYAIFAALCVAGAVMVSSAKTSTAGAERERLEKTVAELTSQLDKQRTEAAAIQTSQRAAAEVYRLMTNLPGDERLKGVDELVKLDTSKLTQLERHALNDKATQLRREIGDAAFERGKTAFRRNDMKATIEEMSRFVAMNPPAEQLMETSFFLGVAYNMEKKHDQAVPLLTRFIESDRKAKNRDYAMLLLAQSLQETNQLEKAMQMANDGVVQHPASEFIPQFRGRIATVRRAMSGGTAAAPAAQPAAPAAQPAPAPAPAQ is encoded by the coding sequence ATGGCTGCTGCTGAGACGAAGCCGGAGCAAAGCAACAAGGAACTGAGTGAGATCCGCAAGGAGGTCATCGAGGCCCGCAACCTCGTGATCAAGACGGACAGCCTGCTCAAGAACCTTCACGCCGAAGTGAAGGCCATTGGCAAGCGCCACGAGGATCTCCAGAAGCGGCAGTGGATCTCCTCGGGCGTGGCGTACGCGATCTTCGCGGCGCTGTGCGTGGCGGGCGCGGTGATGGTGAGCTCGGCGAAGACGTCGACGGCGGGTGCCGAGCGCGAGCGGCTGGAGAAGACGGTGGCCGAGCTGACGTCGCAGCTGGACAAGCAGCGCACGGAAGCGGCGGCGATCCAGACGTCCCAGCGCGCGGCGGCCGAGGTGTACCGGCTGATGACGAACCTGCCGGGCGACGAGCGGCTCAAGGGCGTGGACGAGCTGGTGAAGCTGGACACCTCGAAGCTGACGCAGCTGGAGCGCCATGCGCTCAACGACAAGGCGACGCAGCTGCGGCGTGAGATTGGCGACGCGGCGTTCGAGCGGGGCAAGACGGCCTTCCGCCGCAACGACATGAAGGCGACCATCGAGGAGATGTCGCGCTTCGTGGCGATGAACCCGCCGGCCGAGCAGCTCATGGAGACGTCGTTCTTCCTGGGCGTGGCCTACAACATGGAGAAGAAGCACGACCAGGCGGTGCCGCTGCTGACCCGCTTCATCGAGAGCGACAGGAAGGCGAAGAACCGCGACTACGCGATGCTGCTGCTGGCGCAGTCCCTCCAGGAGACGAACCAGCTGGAGAAGGCGATGCAGATGGCCAATGACGGCGTGGTGCAGCACCCGGCCAGCGAGTTCATCCCGCAGTTCCGTGGCCGTATCGCGACGGTGCGG